In one window of Tellurirhabdus rosea DNA:
- a CDS encoding DUF1553 domain-containing protein, with translation MKSRQSILRFSTAYALAGLLLGACSHVEKPAEIVAVEHTLPEKVDYNLHIKPILSDRCFACHGPDKAKQKAGLRLDTPEGAYEALTESGNRAIVPGNLAKSEFYHRIVSTDPEYMMPEPSSNLALSAEEKALLIRWIEQGAQYKPHWSLTKVEKPAVPQVKDNGWAKNDIDRFVWQRRAEMPALASLRPAPEADKATLLRRVSLDLTGLPPTPAEVDAFLADNSPNAYEKVVNRLLSSPHYGERQAAEWLDVARYADTHGYQDDGLRTMWPYRDWVIRAFNRNLSYDRFTTWQLAGDMLPRPSRDMLVATAFNRNHQQSQEGGIVDEEYRVEYVADRTNTFGKAFLGLTVECARCHDHKYDPISQKDYFSLFAFFNSNNDRGQIPYNGEAAPTVTLTSAETDARLKFIREKLTPLHQQLNPARPDYQQRFGQWLTAAEKTPVSSLKTGLIAHYTFDETDKVDYVVFTRQEEEKRKAEQKLDDEKRKRAEAMGKKYEKPKEPKKPKTAAELAKDPRNLFINGANDTVPARLGGDPEKYALSVPGRFGRARFLRGDSQIQLPGDFAVFEQNQPFTLSSWFNLAKPGMEMTLMGRTTGPMDGQRGYQMDLLKDGRVKVTLSHVWPDNALDVESLDKVPVKKWFQIAMTYDGTGRTAGLKLYLNGRPMRTQVITDNLRHSIVWGKDKTHWAQHSFYIGRMHDYFYKDFAVDELRIYNRALTELEMPQLAGGPDALSTALRTPAAKRTPAQRSGLYNFYVTTVDPGYKAAFDGAMKLRGEALMLYTNADQVMTMRERKFPRRTFVLKRGSYDAPAEEVSPNTPAQLPAFPQKYPRNRLGLAQWLLDEDNPLFARVVVNRVWQQYFGQGLVKSSDDFGNQGNLPTHPELLDWLAATFRESGWNYKALHKRIVMSATYRQSSVTPAAVREADYDNSYLTRGPNFRLSAEQVRDNALAASGLLTRRIGGPSVHPYQPAGIWEALATRNTTTYVQNHGDSLYRRSMYTIWKRSSPPPMMLNFDAAERHTCTVRRQKTSTPLQALVTLNDPQFVEAARVLAQKTFGTADVATAINTYFKAVVSRPARPQEVALMRQLYAEELADFRKNPKRAQALLTVGEFPVDKKLPPAELAARTVVASTVMNFDEAIVKR, from the coding sequence ATGAAAAGCCGGCAGTCGATATTGCGTTTTTCGACGGCTTACGCCCTGGCCGGACTGCTGCTGGGCGCGTGCAGTCATGTGGAAAAACCCGCCGAAATCGTGGCGGTGGAACACACGCTGCCCGAAAAAGTCGATTACAATCTGCATATCAAGCCCATTCTGTCGGACCGCTGTTTTGCCTGCCACGGGCCGGACAAAGCGAAGCAGAAGGCCGGACTGCGCCTCGATACGCCGGAAGGCGCCTACGAAGCCCTGACCGAAAGCGGCAACCGGGCCATTGTTCCCGGAAATCTCGCCAAAAGTGAATTCTACCACCGCATCGTCTCGACCGACCCCGAGTACATGATGCCCGAGCCGTCGTCGAACCTTGCCCTTTCGGCGGAAGAAAAGGCGCTGCTCATCCGCTGGATCGAACAGGGCGCCCAGTACAAACCCCACTGGTCGCTGACGAAAGTCGAAAAACCGGCCGTGCCGCAGGTGAAGGACAACGGCTGGGCGAAAAACGACATTGACCGTTTTGTCTGGCAACGCCGGGCCGAGATGCCCGCGCTTGCATCCCTGCGTCCCGCCCCCGAAGCCGACAAAGCCACCCTGCTGCGCCGGGTCTCCCTCGACCTGACGGGCCTGCCGCCGACACCCGCCGAGGTGGACGCCTTTCTGGCCGACAACTCCCCGAACGCCTACGAGAAAGTGGTGAACCGGCTGCTGTCCTCGCCCCACTACGGCGAACGGCAGGCCGCCGAATGGCTCGATGTGGCCCGTTACGCCGACACGCACGGCTATCAGGACGACGGCCTGCGCACCATGTGGCCCTACCGCGACTGGGTAATCCGGGCCTTTAACCGGAACCTGTCGTACGACCGTTTCACGACCTGGCAGCTCGCGGGGGATATGCTGCCCAGGCCCAGCCGGGACATGCTCGTCGCGACGGCCTTCAACCGCAACCACCAGCAGAGTCAGGAAGGCGGCATTGTGGACGAAGAATACCGCGTGGAGTATGTCGCCGACCGCACCAACACCTTCGGCAAGGCGTTTCTGGGCCTGACCGTCGAGTGCGCCCGCTGCCACGACCACAAGTACGACCCCATTTCGCAGAAAGATTATTTCTCGCTTTTTGCCTTCTTCAACAGCAACAACGACCGGGGCCAGATTCCATACAACGGCGAGGCCGCCCCGACCGTGACCCTGACGAGTGCCGAAACGGACGCCCGATTGAAATTTATCCGGGAAAAACTGACGCCGCTCCACCAGCAGCTGAACCCGGCCCGCCCCGACTACCAGCAGCGCTTTGGGCAGTGGCTGACGGCGGCCGAAAAAACGCCCGTTTCATCCCTCAAAACCGGCCTGATCGCGCATTATACCTTCGACGAAACCGACAAGGTCGATTACGTGGTCTTTACCAGACAGGAGGAGGAAAAGCGGAAAGCCGAACAGAAGCTCGACGACGAAAAGCGGAAGCGGGCCGAAGCGATGGGCAAAAAATACGAAAAGCCCAAAGAGCCGAAAAAGCCCAAAACGGCCGCTGAACTCGCCAAGGACCCGCGCAATCTGTTCATCAACGGGGCCAACGACACCGTTCCGGCGCGCCTGGGCGGCGACCCCGAAAAATACGCCCTGTCGGTGCCGGGTCGCTTCGGGCGGGCGCGGTTCCTGCGGGGCGACAGCCAGATTCAGCTGCCGGGCGATTTCGCCGTTTTCGAACAGAATCAGCCGTTTACGCTCAGCAGCTGGTTCAATCTGGCGAAACCGGGTATGGAAATGACCCTCATGGGACGCACCACGGGCCCCATGGACGGCCAGCGGGGCTATCAGATGGATTTGCTGAAAGACGGGCGGGTAAAGGTGACCCTCAGCCACGTCTGGCCCGACAACGCGCTGGACGTGGAATCGCTGGACAAAGTCCCGGTAAAAAAGTGGTTCCAGATCGCCATGACCTACGACGGCACGGGGCGCACGGCGGGCCTGAAGCTGTACCTGAACGGGCGGCCGATGCGGACGCAGGTAATCACCGACAACCTCCGGCACAGCATCGTCTGGGGCAAGGACAAGACCCACTGGGCACAGCACTCGTTCTACATCGGTCGGATGCACGACTATTTCTACAAAGATTTTGCGGTGGACGAACTGCGGATTTACAACCGCGCCCTGACCGAACTGGAGATGCCGCAACTCGCCGGAGGGCCGGATGCGCTGTCCACCGCACTCCGTACCCCGGCCGCCAAACGAACCCCGGCCCAGCGCAGCGGTTTGTACAATTTCTACGTCACAACGGTCGATCCGGGTTATAAAGCCGCCTTCGATGGGGCCATGAAACTGCGGGGCGAGGCGCTGATGCTGTACACCAATGCCGATCAGGTGATGACGATGCGGGAACGGAAGTTTCCGCGCAGGACCTTTGTGCTGAAGCGCGGCTCGTACGATGCCCCGGCTGAAGAAGTTTCCCCCAACACGCCCGCGCAGTTGCCCGCTTTTCCTCAAAAATACCCCAGAAATCGCCTTGGGCTGGCGCAATGGCTGCTGGACGAAGACAACCCGCTGTTTGCGCGGGTGGTGGTCAACCGGGTGTGGCAGCAGTATTTCGGGCAGGGACTGGTCAAATCCAGCGACGATTTCGGCAACCAGGGCAACCTCCCCACCCACCCCGAACTGCTCGACTGGCTGGCGGCGACCTTCCGGGAAAGCGGCTGGAATTACAAAGCCCTGCACAAACGGATCGTGATGTCGGCCACGTACCGGCAGTCGTCCGTCACCCCGGCGGCCGTTCGGGAGGCGGATTATGACAATTCGTACCTGACGCGCGGCCCGAACTTCCGCCTCTCCGCCGAGCAGGTTCGCGACAACGCCCTGGCGGCCAGCGGCCTGCTGACGCGCCGGATCGGCGGACCGAGTGTGCACCCGTACCAGCCCGCGGGCATCTGGGAGGCGCTCGCCACGCGCAACACCACCACATACGTGCAGAACCACGGCGACAGCCTGTACCGGCGCTCCATGTATACCATCTGGAAACGCTCGTCGCCCCCGCCGATGATGCTCAATTTCGACGCGGCGGAGCGGCATACCTGCACCGTGCGGCGTCAGAAAACCTCGACTCCGCTTCAGGCCCTCGTGACGCTGAACGACCCGCAGTTTGTGGAAGCGGCCCGGGTGCTGGCGCAGAAAACGTTCGGCACGGCGGACGTGGCGACGGCGATCAATACCTATTTTAAGGCGGTGGTGAGCCGGCCGGCGCGGCCGCAGGAGGTGGCGCTGATGCGGCAACTATACGCCGAAGAACTGGCCGATTTCCGGAAAAACCCCAAACGGGCGCAGGCACTGCTGACGGTGGGCGAATTTCCGGTGGACAAAAAGCTGCCGCCCGCCGAGCTCGCCGCCCGGACGGTCGTAGCCAGTACGGTGATGAATTTTGACGAGGCGATTGTCAAGCGATAA
- a CDS encoding FUSC family protein: protein MVKELFEIKKSDRRWDFPVLAGLCVGIPMLAGYLTGNLPGGKLASMAGLVILYLQSSSVVVRMITLMSCSFGILVSFSLGLLCGFNPFVASAFLGVLAFTVHLVLYYLKMTRPPGNFFFIMVASVALCMPYDVRLIPEKIGYVAIGTMLSCTLGLVYSILTLSKTKSAAEVISVDKNKYVNFVESVTFGLTVGLSLLVAQLLKLQNPYWVPTTCMAVMQGVSTRHVWQRSLQRVIGTLLGLGLAWGILLLKPTLLVMALGIIVLQTVVEWLVVRNYGIAVIFITILTIFLAESGASLTANPTELITARLLDIVLGSLIGAFGGWMLYNERLQDVATRQMRKTKIALTKRR, encoded by the coding sequence ATGGTTAAAGAACTCTTTGAAATCAAAAAGTCAGACCGCCGCTGGGATTTTCCCGTGCTGGCGGGCCTGTGCGTGGGCATTCCCATGCTGGCGGGCTACCTGACGGGCAACCTGCCGGGCGGCAAGCTGGCTTCGATGGCCGGGCTGGTGATTCTTTACCTGCAATCGTCGAGTGTGGTGGTCCGGATGATCACGCTGATGAGCTGTTCGTTCGGCATCCTGGTTTCTTTTTCGCTGGGGCTGCTTTGCGGCTTCAACCCCTTTGTAGCCTCCGCTTTTCTGGGCGTGCTGGCCTTCACGGTGCATCTGGTGCTGTATTACCTGAAAATGACCCGTCCGCCCGGCAATTTTTTCTTCATCATGGTCGCTTCCGTGGCCCTTTGCATGCCGTACGATGTCCGGCTTATTCCCGAAAAAATCGGTTACGTGGCCATCGGAACGATGCTGTCCTGCACCCTGGGACTGGTTTACAGTATTCTCACGCTGTCGAAAACGAAGAGTGCGGCCGAGGTCATCAGCGTCGACAAGAACAAATACGTCAACTTTGTCGAATCGGTTACGTTCGGGCTGACTGTGGGCCTGTCGCTGCTGGTGGCGCAGTTGCTGAAACTCCAGAATCCGTACTGGGTGCCCACGACCTGTATGGCCGTGATGCAGGGCGTCAGTACGCGGCATGTCTGGCAGCGGAGCCTCCAGCGGGTGATCGGTACGCTGCTGGGGCTGGGTCTGGCCTGGGGCATTCTGCTCCTGAAGCCCACGCTGCTGGTGATGGCCCTCGGCATCATTGTGCTGCAAACGGTGGTCGAGTGGCTGGTGGTGCGCAACTACGGCATTGCGGTCATTTTCATTACCATCCTCACCATCTTTCTGGCCGAGTCGGGCGCTTCGCTGACCGCCAACCCGACGGAACTGATTACGGCCCGTTTGCTGGATATTGTCCTGGGAAGCCTCATCGGGGCCTTTGGCGGCTGGATGCTGTACAATGAGCGGCTACAGGACGTGGCGACCCGGCAGATGCGAAAAACGAAAATTGCGCTGACGAAAAGGCGTTAG
- a CDS encoding polysaccharide deacetylase family protein gives MKKHVVLFSLLLTLAVSAHAQQNGPWNGRRCAVVLTYDDALNEHFTNAIPALDSLRLKGTFYITDIFGTLQAQIPGWRRAAASGHELGNHTFTHPCEGGRPGREFVKPDTDLTQYSLPRITADIRAMNALLFAIDGKTKRTFAYPCGDTKIGGTPYLSGQKELFVGARGVRAGITPAAQVDLTNTNAFIVNGQSGEALIAQVKKAEARQGLLVFCFHGVGGGHGLNVSLPAHRELLRYLKQHEKDIWVAPMVDVAELVKAQQTRP, from the coding sequence ATGAAAAAACACGTTGTCCTCTTTTCCCTGCTCCTGACGCTAGCTGTTTCGGCCCACGCCCAGCAAAACGGCCCCTGGAACGGCAGGCGGTGCGCGGTGGTGCTCACCTACGACGATGCGCTCAACGAGCATTTTACCAATGCCATTCCGGCGCTGGATTCGCTCAGATTGAAGGGCACTTTCTACATCACGGACATTTTCGGCACGCTTCAGGCGCAGATTCCCGGCTGGCGACGGGCGGCGGCCAGCGGGCACGAACTGGGCAATCATACCTTCACGCACCCCTGCGAAGGCGGTCGGCCGGGGCGGGAGTTCGTCAAGCCGGATACGGACCTGACCCAATACAGCCTGCCACGCATCACGGCCGACATCCGGGCTATGAACGCCCTGCTGTTTGCCATCGACGGGAAAACGAAACGGACCTTCGCCTACCCCTGCGGCGATACCAAAATCGGGGGTACGCCTTACCTCAGCGGCCAGAAAGAGCTGTTCGTCGGGGCGCGGGGCGTGCGGGCAGGCATCACCCCGGCGGCCCAGGTAGACCTAACCAACACCAACGCCTTCATCGTCAACGGGCAGTCGGGTGAGGCGCTGATCGCGCAGGTGAAGAAAGCCGAAGCCCGGCAGGGTCTGCTGGTGTTCTGCTTTCACGGCGTGGGCGGCGGACATGGCCTCAACGTTTCGCTACCGGCGCACCGCGAACTGCTGCGCTACCTGAAACAGCACGAAAAAGACATCTGGGTCGCCCCGATGGTAGACGTAGCGGAGTTGGTGAAAGCGCAGCAGACCCGCCCCTAA
- a CDS encoding organic hydroperoxide resistance protein encodes MKTIYQTTATAVGGREGQVSSEDGVLTLEVRPPKALGGPAGDFTNPEQLFAAGYAACFDSALNMVARLRKVKITSSVSATVSLQMADATSFNIAVDLAVRMEGTDRATAQELLEQAHAVCPYSKAIRNNVVVTLHLQE; translated from the coding sequence ATGAAAACGATTTATCAAACGACAGCAACGGCTGTAGGCGGCCGGGAGGGTCAGGTAAGCAGCGAAGACGGGGTGTTGACGCTGGAAGTACGCCCTCCGAAAGCGTTGGGTGGCCCTGCCGGGGACTTTACAAATCCGGAGCAGTTGTTCGCCGCCGGGTATGCGGCCTGCTTCGACAGTGCGCTGAACATGGTGGCGCGTTTGCGGAAAGTTAAGATTACTTCCAGCGTTTCCGCGACCGTTTCTCTCCAAATGGCCGACGCGACAAGCTTCAACATTGCCGTCGATTTGGCGGTTCGGATGGAAGGTACGGACCGGGCTACGGCTCAGGAACTGCTTGAGCAGGCTCACGCGGTCTGTCCGTATTCAAAAGCGATTCGGAATAATGTGGTTGTGACCCTGCACTTACAGGAGTAA
- a CDS encoding DoxX family protein, which yields MDQNGIAGNNQAGTSTFQKVGRVLLGLNLAFAGTSHLTWARTEFLAQVPPWLPLDGDLVVVLSGIVEITLGLALVFWFSQRFLVGWVVAAFFVAIFPGNIAQLVHHRDAFGLNSDLARTVRLFFQPVLVIWALWATGAWQTWRARKRTSWK from the coding sequence ATGGACCAAAACGGGATTGCCGGGAATAATCAGGCAGGGACATCCACCTTTCAGAAGGTGGGTAGGGTATTGCTGGGGCTGAATCTGGCCTTTGCCGGGACAAGCCATCTCACCTGGGCACGAACCGAGTTTCTGGCGCAGGTGCCTCCCTGGCTGCCTCTGGATGGGGATCTGGTAGTTGTGCTGTCGGGTATCGTTGAAATTACCCTCGGGCTGGCGCTGGTATTCTGGTTCAGTCAGCGGTTTCTGGTCGGGTGGGTTGTCGCGGCTTTTTTTGTCGCCATCTTTCCGGGCAACATCGCTCAGCTGGTGCACCACCGGGACGCCTTCGGACTGAATTCGGATCTGGCGCGCACGGTTCGGCTGTTTTTTCAGCCGGTGCTGGTGATCTGGGCACTCTGGGCGACGGGCGCGTGGCAGACGTGGCGAGCTCGAAAACGGACGTCTTGGAAATGA
- a CDS encoding MarR family winged helix-turn-helix transcriptional regulator gives MMVEQLKLENQVCFPVYAASRLIIREYQPHLEKLGLTYPQYLVLLVLWETDGISISEITQRLLLETNTITPLLKRMEAMKLLERQRSTEDERKVIIKLTPKGRDLQSAAASIPEELVKGLRSEELSVEGLIQMRDQLQGLIRMLSSK, from the coding sequence ATGATGGTAGAACAACTCAAACTGGAAAATCAGGTTTGTTTTCCGGTCTATGCCGCCTCGCGCCTGATTATCCGGGAATACCAGCCTCATCTGGAGAAACTGGGCCTCACTTACCCGCAGTATCTGGTGCTGCTGGTGCTCTGGGAGACGGACGGGATTTCTATTTCGGAAATCACCCAGCGGTTGCTGCTGGAGACCAATACCATCACACCCCTGCTCAAGCGCATGGAGGCCATGAAACTGCTGGAACGCCAGCGCTCCACGGAAGACGAGCGGAAAGTGATTATCAAACTGACCCCCAAAGGCCGGGACTTACAATCCGCCGCCGCTTCGATTCCGGAAGAATTAGTGAAGGGGTTACGGTCGGAAGAGCTGTCCGTCGAGGGGCTGATTCAGATGCGAGACCAGTTGCAGGGGCTTATCCGGATGTTGTCCAGCAAATAA
- a CDS encoding c-type cytochrome domain-containing protein, producing MSLLLQATAPSDWLLFFGRFHPLIVHLPIGFLMVAGLLELGRLTGRISFSASTLTAILFWSAVSATVACVFGYFLSLGGGYEAELLEEHQWQGIGVAAFAWVAWAVKSDRFSEKIPFSSALYVPALALSLLLLMVAGHHGGSLTHGTDYLTQYTPEPIRTLAGIPPREEDVLALKPIENVNEALVYEQIVNPILKTRCVQCHNPQKAKGDLRMDTPEMLRKGGEEGPIFVPGKADESEMLKRCLLPLEDDDHMPPKGKTQLTENQLALLRWWINEGAPFDKKVAQLKVDEAVKPALASLGSGGGTNEEELKMKTGESPVLALKVAAPDAKAVEELKKTGLLVLPLAKDQNLLEVSAVNARSFSDAQAALLGKLSEQIVWLKLGDTQITDATLTQVARLKNLQKLHLEGTAVTDAGLASLKVLPYLEYLNLYGTAVTDAGLQSLSRLKSLKTVYLWQTKVTETGVANLKKAVPGLEANTGLDEKIIAEMVKSEETAKEQP from the coding sequence ATGAGCCTGCTCCTTCAAGCCACCGCCCCCTCTGACTGGTTACTTTTCTTCGGCCGCTTTCACCCGCTGATCGTCCACCTGCCGATTGGTTTCCTGATGGTGGCCGGGCTGCTCGAACTCGGGCGGCTGACGGGGCGGATCAGCTTCAGCGCCAGCACCCTCACGGCCATTCTGTTCTGGTCGGCGGTGAGCGCCACGGTGGCCTGCGTCTTCGGGTACTTCCTGTCGCTGGGCGGCGGCTACGAGGCCGAATTGCTGGAGGAACACCAGTGGCAGGGCATCGGCGTAGCGGCGTTTGCCTGGGTGGCCTGGGCGGTGAAGTCCGATCGTTTTTCCGAAAAAATCCCTTTCAGTTCGGCCCTGTACGTGCCCGCGCTGGCCTTGTCGCTGCTGCTGTTGATGGTGGCGGGGCATCATGGCGGCTCGCTCACCCACGGCACCGATTACCTGACGCAGTACACGCCCGAGCCGATCCGGACGCTGGCCGGGATTCCGCCGCGCGAGGAAGACGTGCTGGCCCTCAAGCCGATTGAGAACGTCAACGAGGCGCTGGTGTACGAGCAGATTGTGAATCCCATTCTGAAAACCCGCTGTGTGCAGTGCCACAATCCGCAGAAGGCGAAGGGCGATTTGCGGATGGACACGCCCGAAATGCTCCGGAAAGGCGGCGAGGAAGGCCCTATTTTCGTGCCGGGCAAGGCCGACGAAAGCGAAATGCTGAAACGCTGCCTGCTGCCGCTGGAAGACGACGACCACATGCCCCCCAAAGGCAAAACGCAGCTGACCGAAAACCAGCTTGCCCTGCTGCGCTGGTGGATCAACGAAGGCGCGCCGTTTGACAAGAAAGTCGCTCAGCTGAAAGTGGACGAAGCGGTGAAACCGGCGCTGGCGTCGCTGGGCAGCGGGGGTGGGACGAATGAGGAAGAATTAAAAATGAAGACTGGTGAATCGCCGGTGCTGGCGCTGAAGGTGGCCGCTCCGGACGCAAAGGCGGTCGAAGAACTGAAAAAGACCGGCCTGCTGGTGCTGCCGCTGGCGAAAGACCAGAATCTGCTGGAGGTAAGCGCCGTGAACGCCCGCTCGTTCAGCGACGCACAGGCCGCGCTACTGGGCAAATTGAGCGAACAGATCGTCTGGCTGAAGCTGGGCGACACCCAGATCACCGACGCCACCCTCACGCAGGTAGCCCGGCTCAAAAACCTGCAAAAGCTTCACCTCGAAGGCACGGCGGTCACCGACGCCGGTCTCGCCAGTCTCAAAGTCCTGCCCTACCTCGAATACCTGAATCTCTACGGTACGGCGGTCACCGACGCCGGTCTGCAAAGCCTGAGCCGCTTGAAGTCGCTGAAAACCGTCTACCTCTGGCAGACCAAGGTGACCGAAACCGGCGTGGCGAATCTGAAAAAAGCGGTGCCGGGCCTGGAAGCCAATACGGGTTTGGACGAAAAGATAATTGCGGAGATGGTGAAAAGTGAAGAAACGGCCAAAGAGCAACCGTAA
- a CDS encoding NHL repeat-containing protein yields MNHPTRRVFLAQTATLAAAVSFPNVLFGKQPKGDEIVVGHNSHRYRAVPNWGVLDAGKNPVNDCHEMVQDAKGRILLLTNETRNNVLIYDKSGKLLDSWGNAYPGAHGLTLASEGGEQVLFICDPDRHQVIKTDLKGKELLKLDYPRETGVYAHPAQFKPTETAVNPANGDIYVADGYGSNYVMQYDRNGKLIRYFGGKGTENGHFDCCHGVLVDTRNKANPTLLVTDRRRNAIKRFTLDGKYLSTISLPGSYVCRPVLHGDMLFAAVFRSTSDAYPDSGYVQILDKADKVVSTPGGSAPVYQNGQLQEQRKDRTFASFLHPHDVLVDEDESLYVAQWASKKTYPVKLERIA; encoded by the coding sequence ATGAACCACCCAACCCGCCGCGTCTTCCTGGCGCAGACTGCCACGCTGGCCGCCGCCGTCAGCTTTCCGAATGTTCTCTTCGGTAAACAGCCGAAAGGGGACGAGATCGTCGTCGGGCACAACTCGCACCGCTACCGGGCCGTCCCGAACTGGGGCGTGCTGGACGCGGGCAAAAACCCCGTCAACGACTGCCACGAGATGGTGCAGGACGCCAAAGGCCGGATTCTGCTGCTCACCAACGAGACCCGCAACAACGTCCTGATCTACGACAAATCGGGCAAACTACTCGACAGCTGGGGCAACGCCTATCCCGGTGCCCACGGCCTGACGCTGGCCAGCGAAGGCGGCGAACAGGTGCTGTTCATCTGCGACCCCGACCGGCACCAGGTCATCAAAACCGACCTAAAAGGAAAGGAACTGCTGAAACTGGATTACCCGCGCGAAACCGGCGTCTACGCCCATCCCGCGCAGTTCAAACCGACCGAAACGGCCGTCAACCCCGCGAACGGCGACATTTACGTGGCCGACGGCTACGGCTCCAACTACGTCATGCAGTACGACCGCAACGGTAAACTGATCCGGTATTTTGGCGGGAAAGGGACCGAAAACGGGCATTTCGACTGCTGCCACGGCGTGCTGGTCGATACCCGCAACAAAGCCAACCCCACGCTGCTCGTCACCGACCGCCGCCGCAACGCTATCAAGCGTTTTACTTTGGACGGAAAATACCTTTCGACCATCTCGCTGCCCGGCTCGTACGTCTGCCGCCCCGTTCTGCACGGCGATATGCTCTTTGCGGCCGTCTTCCGCAGCACTTCGGACGCCTACCCGGATTCGGGTTACGTGCAGATTCTGGACAAGGCCGACAAGGTGGTGTCCACGCCGGGCGGCTCGGCTCCGGTGTACCAGAACGGGCAGTTGCAGGAACAGCGCAAGGACCGCACGTTTGCCAGTTTTCTGCATCCGCACGATGTGCTGGTGGACGAAGACGAAAGCCTGTACGTGGCGCAGTGGGCGTCGAAAAAAACGTATCCGGTGAAGCTGGAGCGGATTGCCTGA
- a CDS encoding DUF6932 family protein, with amino-acid sequence MQFDEYGHLLPYEPILADLETFEQEFVAAFPASASRRELFLHYCAYVQELKQWLPGGFTQWIDGSFVTRKLNPKDIDVVTFVPYNQYTQHEPIINELRQQRISRKKQIDGYFVKTFPENHRLHHLYVLDRADWLFQFSGTRDNRNKGFIVIRY; translated from the coding sequence ATGCAGTTTGACGAATACGGGCACCTGCTGCCCTACGAACCGATTTTAGCGGATTTGGAAACGTTCGAGCAGGAATTTGTCGCCGCGTTTCCAGCCTCGGCATCCCGCCGGGAATTGTTTTTGCATTATTGTGCGTACGTTCAGGAGTTGAAACAGTGGCTCCCCGGTGGATTTACCCAGTGGATTGACGGTAGTTTTGTTACCCGAAAGCTGAATCCAAAGGATATTGACGTGGTTACGTTCGTCCCTTATAATCAGTATACGCAGCATGAGCCGATCATTAACGAGCTAAGGCAGCAGCGGATTAGTCGAAAAAAACAAATTGACGGTTATTTTGTAAAAACTTTTCCCGAAAACCACCGGCTGCATCACCTGTACGTCCTGGACCGTGCCGACTGGCTTTTTCAGTTCAGCGGAACAAGAGACAATCGGAATAAAGGTTTTATCGTAATTCGATACTGA
- a CDS encoding contact-dependent growth inhibition system immunity protein produces the protein METTWKEQTLETIEQRSWPEPDFDDHTGQRLYALWRTPLARFTVEDIRLLIAHKAALSHLVPLAIEKLGGNLFAEGDFYPGDLLQSVLTIDPEFWYANRPLWSSVYELIRYRDWELEERGIRADGFLELS, from the coding sequence ATGGAAACCACCTGGAAAGAACAAACCCTCGAAACCATTGAACAGCGAAGCTGGCCGGAACCGGACTTCGACGACCATACCGGACAGCGGCTGTATGCCCTCTGGCGCACGCCGCTGGCCCGCTTTACAGTGGAAGACATCCGCCTGCTGATCGCCCACAAGGCCGCCCTGTCCCACCTGGTCCCGCTGGCGATCGAAAAGCTGGGCGGCAATCTGTTTGCAGAGGGAGATTTTTACCCCGGCGATCTTTTACAGAGTGTACTGACCATCGACCCGGAATTCTGGTACGCCAACCGCCCGCTCTGGTCCAGCGTGTACGAACTGATCCGGTACCGGGACTGGGAACTGGAAGAGCGCGGCATCCGCGCGGATGGTTTTCTGGAACTGTCGTAG